Proteins encoded in a region of the Salipiger sp. CCB-MM3 genome:
- a CDS encoding biopolymer transporter ExbB — MDRRDLEAEAHFSQPVRQILLMLAVLGLCGAGAFLVLPRVLPVFQSNPYLNGFILFVFVLGVLACFLQVAQLITSVRWIEGFASGRDAGARPPRLLAPLAALLRRHDKRLQITTTSTRSILDSVATRIDEAREITRYIVSLLIFLGLLGTFYGLATTVPALVDTIRSLVPEEGESGVQTFSRLMSGLEGQLGGMGVAFASSLLGLAGSLIVGLLELFAGHGQNRFYRELEEWLSSITKLSFSSGEGEGGGDEALIGMVLDQMNDQMGRMTALYAESEQGRMEIEGRLGQLADSIERMTERLEATAPSSNSLARIAEGQEKLIEVLESRESAEGLDAESRMRLRSIDVQMLRLLEEVAAGRQESMAELRTDLATLTRAIGQIARPQAPQVRAVRPGPARSGGTEG, encoded by the coding sequence ATGGACCGACGCGACCTCGAGGCAGAGGCCCATTTCAGCCAACCCGTCCGCCAGATCCTGCTGATGCTGGCGGTGCTCGGCCTCTGCGGGGCGGGCGCCTTTCTGGTGCTGCCGCGCGTGTTGCCGGTGTTCCAGTCGAACCCCTATCTCAACGGCTTCATCCTGTTCGTGTTCGTGCTCGGGGTTCTGGCCTGTTTCCTGCAGGTGGCGCAGCTGATCACTTCGGTGCGCTGGATCGAAGGGTTTGCCTCGGGCCGCGACGCGGGTGCCCGTCCGCCGCGTCTACTGGCGCCGCTGGCGGCGCTGCTGCGACGGCATGACAAGCGGCTGCAGATCACCACCACCTCGACGCGCTCGATCCTCGACTCCGTGGCCACGCGGATCGACGAGGCGCGCGAGATCACCCGCTACATCGTCTCGCTGCTGATCTTCCTTGGCCTGCTGGGCACTTTCTACGGGCTGGCCACCACGGTGCCCGCGCTGGTCGACACGATCCGCAGCCTTGTGCCCGAAGAGGGCGAGAGCGGGGTGCAGACCTTCTCGCGCCTGATGAGCGGGCTTGAGGGGCAGTTGGGCGGCATGGGCGTGGCCTTTGCCTCCTCGCTGCTGGGTCTTGCCGGCTCGCTGATCGTCGGGCTGCTGGAGCTTTTCGCCGGGCACGGGCAGAACCGCTTTTACCGCGAGCTTGAAGAATGGCTCAGCTCGATCACCAAGCTCAGCTTCTCCTCTGGCGAAGGCGAGGGCGGCGGTGACGAGGCGCTGATCGGCATGGTGCTCGACCAGATGAACGATCAGATGGGCCGGATGACCGCCCTCTATGCCGAGAGTGAGCAGGGCCGGATGGAGATCGAGGGGCGGCTCGGGCAACTGGCCGATTCCATCGAGCGGATGACCGAGCGGCTGGAAGCCACGGCGCCTTCCTCGAATTCTCTGGCCCGCATCGCCGAAGGGCAGGAAAAGCTGATCGAAGTGCTGGAAAGCCGCGAGAGCGCCGAGGGGCTGGATGCCGAAAGCCGGATGCGCCTGCGCTCGATCGACGTGCAGATGCTGCGGCTTCTCGAAGAGGTGGCGGCGGGCCGTCAGGAAAGCATGGCCGAACTGCGCACCGATCTGGCGACGCTGACCCGCGCCATCGGGCAGATCGCCCGCCCGCAAGCGCCGCAGGTGCGCGCCGTGCGTCCCGGCCCGGCCCGTTCCGGCGGGACCGAGGGCTGA
- a CDS encoding peptidoglycan -binding protein produces the protein MALSRRTGARLQANIWPGFVDAMTGLLLVLMFVLTIFMVIQFVLRETITGQESELDSLTGEIASLSQALGLQERRNTALTNQLGELESTLTDTEAQLAEQRSIIASLTAQRDAQQGRIASFEEQVASLIAERDDARGTVADLSQERDSLSSERDALETALASARSEMDAQQEAARLAAAKREALEALVADLRAQNADKEQQLGGLTAQVSELQDDLSEEEQQRLAEAEAAAALRKRLEGAQAELTSMTLALEQERKQAEDTLTLLAAARQGREELTARLAAALAADDSDALEARVASLETQLAQAQDAGDSAAGEMAALRSDLAAARRARDAAEVKLAEALAAQSDVELDAKQVQERLAAALAAKAAAEAKLSEGLSEDERQQALLAQARSELQDSEARASAAQKQSELLNQQVAALRTQLSQLQGLLDESREKDAEAQVQIQNLGTDLNAALARVAAEERKRRQLEEAERKRLEAQAQDLERYRSEFFGRLREVVGDQEGIRIEGDRFVFSSEVLFPPGGAQLSVAGEQEIAKVAGLIRTIAQEIPPGLNWILRVDGHTDDTPLRPGAPFADNWELSQARALSVVRYMVENEGIPPQRLSANGFGQFQPINPADTPEARAQNRRIELKLTEK, from the coding sequence ATGGCTCTGTCGCGCCGCACCGGGGCCCGTCTACAGGCCAACATCTGGCCCGGTTTCGTCGATGCGATGACCGGGCTTCTGCTGGTGCTGATGTTCGTGCTCACCATCTTCATGGTGATCCAGTTCGTGCTGCGCGAGACCATCACCGGGCAGGAGAGCGAGCTTGACAGTCTGACCGGCGAGATCGCCTCGCTGTCGCAGGCGCTGGGGCTGCAGGAACGGCGCAACACCGCGCTGACCAACCAGCTTGGCGAGCTGGAATCCACCCTCACCGACACCGAGGCGCAGCTGGCAGAGCAGCGCTCGATCATCGCCTCGCTCACCGCGCAGCGCGACGCGCAGCAGGGGCGGATCGCCTCTTTCGAAGAGCAGGTCGCCTCGCTGATCGCCGAGCGTGACGACGCGCGCGGCACCGTGGCGGATCTCTCGCAAGAGCGCGACAGCCTCAGTTCCGAGCGCGATGCGCTGGAGACCGCGCTGGCCTCGGCCCGCTCCGAGATGGACGCGCAGCAGGAGGCGGCACGGCTTGCCGCCGCCAAGCGCGAGGCGCTTGAGGCGCTGGTGGCCGATCTGCGCGCACAGAACGCCGACAAAGAGCAGCAGCTGGGCGGGCTGACCGCGCAGGTGAGCGAGCTGCAGGACGATCTTTCCGAAGAGGAACAGCAGCGTCTGGCCGAGGCCGAAGCCGCCGCCGCGCTGCGCAAGCGGCTTGAAGGCGCGCAGGCCGAACTGACCTCGATGACGCTGGCGCTGGAGCAAGAGCGCAAGCAGGCCGAGGACACGCTGACGCTTCTGGCCGCCGCGCGGCAGGGCCGCGAGGAACTGACCGCCCGGCTCGCGGCGGCGCTGGCGGCGGATGATTCCGACGCGCTGGAGGCGCGCGTCGCCTCGCTCGAAACGCAGCTGGCGCAGGCGCAGGACGCGGGCGATAGCGCCGCGGGCGAGATGGCCGCGCTGCGCAGCGATCTGGCCGCGGCACGCCGCGCGCGCGACGCTGCCGAGGTGAAGCTGGCCGAGGCGCTGGCGGCGCAGAGCGATGTCGAGCTCGATGCCAAACAAGTGCAGGAGCGGCTTGCCGCGGCGCTGGCCGCAAAGGCCGCCGCAGAGGCCAAGCTCTCGGAGGGGCTGAGCGAGGACGAACGCCAGCAGGCGCTGCTGGCGCAGGCGCGCTCGGAGCTTCAGGACAGCGAGGCGCGGGCGAGCGCCGCGCAGAAACAGTCGGAGCTGCTGAACCAACAGGTCGCCGCGCTGCGCACGCAACTGTCGCAACTGCAGGGGCTGCTCGACGAAAGCCGCGAGAAGGATGCCGAGGCGCAGGTGCAGATCCAGAACCTCGGGACCGACCTCAACGCCGCGCTGGCGCGGGTTGCCGCCGAAGAGCGCAAGCGCCGACAGCTTGAAGAGGCCGAGCGGAAGCGGCTCGAGGCGCAGGCGCAGGATCTGGAGCGCTACCGCTCGGAATTCTTCGGGCGTCTGCGCGAGGTCGTGGGCGATCAGGAGGGCATCCGCATCGAGGGTGACCGTTTCGTCTTCTCGTCAGAGGTGCTGTTCCCGCCGGGCGGCGCGCAGCTTTCGGTTGCGGGCGAGCAGGAGATTGCCAAGGTCGCCGGGCTGATCCGCACCATCGCGCAGGAGATTCCGCCGGGGTTGAACTGGATCCTGCGGGTCGATGGGCACACGGATGACACGCCTCTGCGCCCCGGCGCGCCCTTTGCCGACAACTGGGAGCTGAGCCAAGCGCGGGCGCTGTCGGTGGTGCGCTACATGGTCGAGAACGAGGGCATTCCGCCGCAGCGGCTCTCGGCCAATGGCTTCGGGCAGTTCCAGCCGATCAACCCGGCGGACACCCCCGAGGCGCGCGCCCAGAACCGCCGGATCGAGTTGAAGCTGACCGAGAAGTAA
- a CDS encoding lipocalin-like domain-containing protein, translating to MAKTEDLIGSWRMKAWTRTAVATGETTDALGPAPIGYIAYHSCGRMMATVFRGNRLPPGDRPWTVEEKAALFDDMLAYVASYRLEGDRVIHEVDGSWNPKWQGALERPFTLAGERLVISGAPGTDPATGEEVIYRMEFTKD from the coding sequence ATGGCGAAGACAGAGGACCTGATCGGGTCGTGGCGCATGAAGGCTTGGACGCGCACGGCGGTGGCGACGGGCGAGACCACAGATGCGCTCGGCCCTGCCCCCATCGGCTATATCGCCTATCACAGCTGCGGGCGGATGATGGCAACAGTCTTTCGCGGCAACCGATTGCCGCCCGGCGACAGGCCGTGGACGGTGGAAGAGAAGGCCGCGCTCTTTGACGACATGCTGGCCTATGTCGCCAGCTACCGCCTCGAAGGCGATAGGGTGATCCATGAGGTCGACGGCTCGTGGAACCCCAAATGGCAGGGGGCACTCGAGCGGCCCTTCACGCTCGCCGGCGAGCGTCTGGTGATCAGCGGCGCTCCCGGTACGGACCCCGCCACCGGCGAAGAGGTCATCTACCGCATGGAGTTCACCAAGGACTGA
- the clpA gene encoding ATP-dependent Clp protease ATP-binding subunit ClpA, translated as MPSFSNTLEQAIHSALALANSRSHEFATLEHLLLALIDEPDAARVMKACSVDTEELRTTLVEFIDEDLSNLVTDVEGSEAVPTAAFQRVIQRAAIHVQSSGRTEVTGANVLVAIFAERESNAAYFLQEQDMTRYDAVNFIAHGVAKNPAYGESRPVSGAQDNEEEAKAETTQAADNKESALAKYCVDLNAKSRKGDVDPLIGRESEVERCIQVLCRRRKNNPLLVGDPGVGKTAIAEGLARKIVNGDTPEVLSNTTIYSLDMGALLAGTRYRGDFEERLKAVVTELEEHPDAVLFIDEIHTVIGAGATSGGAMDASNLLKPALQGGKLRTMGSTTYKEFRQHFEKDRALSRRFQKIDVNEPSVDDAVKILKGLKPYFEEHHSVKYTQDAIKSAVELSARYINDRKLPDKAIDVIDEAGAAQHLVAESKRRKTIGAKEIEDVVAKIARIPPKNVSKNDAEVLKDLEATLKRVVFGQDNAIEALSSAIKLARAGLREPEKPIGNYLFAGPTGVGKTEVAKQLASSLGVELLRFDMSEYMEKHAVSRLIGAPPGYVGFDQGGQLTDGVDQHPHCVLLLDEIEKAHPDVYNILLQVMDHGSLTDHNGRTVDFRNVILIMTSNAGAAEQAKAAIGFGRDRREGEDTAAIERTFTPEFRNRLDAVISFQPLPKEVILSVVEKFVLQLEAQLMDRNVSIELTKPAAEWLADKGYDDKMGARPLGRVIQENIKKPLAEELLFGKLVKGGLVKVTVKDDKLVLKTEGPDKLRLSSRKPPLLTAD; from the coding sequence GTGCCTTCATTCTCGAACACTCTTGAGCAGGCAATTCACTCGGCCTTGGCGCTGGCGAACTCCCGCAGCCACGAATTTGCGACGCTCGAGCACCTTCTTCTGGCTCTGATCGACGAACCCGACGCCGCCCGCGTGATGAAAGCCTGCTCGGTGGACACCGAGGAGCTGCGCACCACGCTGGTGGAATTCATCGACGAGGACCTTTCCAACCTCGTGACCGACGTCGAAGGCTCGGAGGCGGTGCCGACCGCCGCGTTCCAGCGCGTGATCCAGCGCGCCGCCATCCACGTCCAAAGCTCGGGCCGTACCGAGGTGACCGGGGCGAACGTGCTCGTCGCCATCTTCGCCGAGCGCGAGAGCAATGCCGCCTACTTCCTGCAAGAGCAGGACATGACGCGCTACGATGCTGTCAACTTCATCGCCCACGGCGTGGCGAAAAACCCGGCCTACGGCGAAAGCCGCCCGGTGAGCGGCGCACAGGACAACGAGGAAGAGGCCAAGGCCGAAACCACGCAGGCTGCCGACAACAAGGAATCGGCGCTGGCGAAATACTGCGTCGACCTCAACGCCAAGTCCCGCAAGGGCGATGTGGATCCGCTGATCGGCCGCGAATCCGAGGTTGAGCGCTGCATTCAGGTGCTCTGCCGCCGCCGCAAGAACAACCCGCTTCTGGTGGGCGATCCCGGTGTTGGCAAAACCGCCATCGCCGAGGGTCTCGCGCGCAAGATCGTCAACGGCGACACCCCCGAGGTGCTGTCGAACACCACGATTTACTCGCTCGACATGGGCGCGCTGCTGGCGGGCACTCGCTACCGCGGCGACTTCGAAGAGCGGCTCAAGGCCGTGGTGACCGAGCTTGAAGAGCATCCCGACGCGGTTCTCTTCATCGACGAGATCCACACGGTGATCGGTGCCGGGGCCACCTCCGGCGGCGCCATGGATGCCTCCAACCTGCTGAAGCCCGCGCTTCAGGGCGGCAAGCTGCGCACCATGGGTTCGACCACCTACAAAGAGTTCCGCCAGCACTTCGAAAAGGACCGTGCGCTCAGCCGCCGGTTCCAGAAGATCGACGTGAACGAGCCTTCGGTCGATGATGCGGTGAAGATCCTCAAGGGCCTCAAGCCCTACTTCGAAGAGCACCACTCGGTGAAATACACGCAGGATGCGATCAAGTCGGCGGTCGAGCTTTCGGCCCGCTACATCAATGACCGCAAGCTGCCCGACAAGGCGATCGACGTGATCGACGAAGCCGGCGCAGCGCAGCACCTCGTGGCCGAGAGCAAGCGTCGCAAGACCATCGGCGCCAAGGAGATCGAGGATGTCGTGGCGAAGATTGCCCGCATCCCCCCGAAGAACGTGTCCAAGAACGACGCAGAGGTGCTCAAGGACCTCGAAGCGACGCTCAAGCGCGTGGTCTTCGGTCAGGACAATGCCATCGAGGCGCTGTCTTCGGCGATCAAACTGGCGCGTGCCGGCCTGCGCGAACCCGAGAAGCCCATCGGCAACTACCTCTTCGCTGGCCCCACCGGCGTCGGCAAAACCGAGGTGGCCAAGCAGCTTGCAAGCTCGCTCGGCGTGGAACTGCTGCGCTTCGACATGTCCGAATACATGGAGAAACACGCGGTCAGCCGTCTGATCGGTGCGCCTCCGGGCTATGTCGGCTTCGATCAGGGTGGCCAGCTCACCGATGGCGTGGATCAGCACCCGCACTGCGTGCTTCTGCTCGACGAGATCGAGAAGGCACACCCGGATGTCTACAACATCCTGCTGCAGGTGATGGACCACGGCTCGCTGACCGACCACAACGGCCGCACGGTGGATTTCCGCAATGTGATCCTCATCATGACCTCGAACGCGGGTGCCGCGGAACAGGCCAAGGCGGCCATCGGCTTCGGTCGCGACCGCCGCGAAGGCGAGGACACCGCCGCCATCGAGCGGACCTTCACGCCGGAATTCCGCAACCGTCTCGACGCGGTGATCAGCTTCCAGCCGCTGCCCAAAGAGGTCATCCTCTCGGTGGTCGAGAAGTTCGTGCTGCAGCTCGAAGCGCAGCTCATGGATCGCAACGTGTCGATCGAGCTCACCAAGCCGGCGGCTGAATGGCTGGCCGACAAGGGCTATGACGACAAGATGGGCGCGCGTCCGCTGGGCCGCGTGATCCAGGAAAACATCAAGAAGCCGCTGGCCGAGGAACTGCTCTTCGGCAAGCTGGTCAAGGGCGGTCTGGTCAAGGTCACCGTCAAGGACGACAAGCTGGTGCTGAAGACGGAAGGGCCGGACAAGCTCCGCCTCTCCTCGCGCAAGCCGCCGCTTCTGACCGCCGACTGA
- the gloB gene encoding hydroxyacylglutathione hydrolase: MPLDVVTVPCLSDNYAYLVNGPEGVILIDAPEAGPIKAELDSRGWSLSTILITHHHHDHVEGIAPLKARYGCTVIGPRAEAAKIDGLDQLVGGGDEFSVDGVGVHVIDVPGHTLGHVAFYMPQAEAVFTADSLMALGCGRLFEGDAAMMWASMQRLIALPPETTVYSGHEYTSGNARFALTIEPQNAALKLRSDAIAKARTEGRPTASCVLSEELATNPFLRPDSPAIRETLAMTGADDVSVFAEIRARKDRF; the protein is encoded by the coding sequence ATGCCTCTCGACGTCGTCACCGTCCCCTGCCTTTCGGACAATTATGCCTATCTGGTGAACGGTCCCGAGGGTGTCATCCTGATCGACGCCCCCGAGGCGGGTCCGATCAAAGCAGAACTCGACTCGCGCGGCTGGAGCCTGAGCACGATTCTCATCACCCACCACCATCACGACCACGTCGAGGGAATCGCACCGCTGAAGGCGCGCTACGGCTGCACGGTCATCGGCCCGCGCGCCGAAGCCGCAAAGATCGACGGGCTGGATCAGCTCGTGGGCGGGGGCGACGAGTTCTCTGTGGATGGCGTCGGCGTGCATGTGATCGACGTGCCGGGCCACACGCTGGGCCATGTGGCCTTTTATATGCCGCAGGCCGAGGCGGTGTTCACCGCAGACAGCCTCATGGCGCTTGGCTGCGGACGGCTTTTTGAAGGGGACGCCGCGATGATGTGGGCCTCGATGCAGCGCCTGATCGCCCTGCCGCCGGAGACCACCGTTTACTCGGGTCACGAATACACTTCCGGAAACGCACGTTTCGCGCTTACTATTGAACCTCAGAACGCTGCGCTTAAATTGCGTAGTGACGCCATCGCCAAAGCCCGGACAGAGGGGCGACCAACCGCCTCCTGCGTGCTGTCCGAGGAACTGGCCACCAACCCTTTCCTACGCCCGGATTCGCCCGCGATCCGCGAGACCCTCGCGATGACCGGGGCAGATGACGTGTCGGTATTCGCCGAGATCCGAGCCCGGAAGGACCGCTTCTAA
- a CDS encoding methyltransferase domain-containing protein: MHPDVQALRDFYYRSALGRAARGALRDQVLRLWPEAQGLNVAGYGFAVPVLRPYLAQARRVTALMPAPQGVMRWPAGMPNVSVLTEEMLWPVETGHLDRLVVMHGLETCTNVTALLDECYRTLGPGGEVLFIVPNRSGLWARSETTPFGQGRPYSLSQLDAQLRAHDFLRVSHASVLYQPPSTRRFWMKTAPIWERIGRTVPAVMAGGVLMVRASKRYPPQRTGLSEKVRVPNPLGVLNPAPSKEPKPV, encoded by the coding sequence ATGCATCCAGATGTGCAGGCGCTCCGCGACTTCTATTATCGCAGTGCGCTGGGGCGCGCGGCGCGCGGTGCCCTGCGCGATCAGGTGCTGCGACTCTGGCCCGAGGCGCAGGGGCTGAATGTGGCGGGCTACGGTTTTGCCGTGCCGGTTCTGCGGCCCTATCTTGCGCAGGCGCGGCGTGTCACCGCTTTGATGCCCGCACCGCAGGGGGTGATGCGCTGGCCCGCCGGAATGCCCAACGTCTCGGTACTGACCGAAGAGATGCTCTGGCCGGTGGAGACGGGACATCTGGACCGGCTTGTGGTGATGCACGGGCTGGAAACCTGCACCAATGTCACCGCGCTTTTGGACGAGTGCTATCGCACGCTGGGGCCGGGCGGCGAGGTGCTGTTCATCGTGCCCAACCGCTCGGGGCTCTGGGCGCGGTCCGAGACGACGCCCTTCGGGCAGGGCCGGCCCTATTCGCTCAGCCAGCTCGACGCGCAGCTTCGGGCGCATGACTTCCTGCGGGTATCGCACGCCTCGGTGCTTTATCAGCCGCCCTCGACCCGCCGCTTCTGGATGAAGACCGCGCCGATCTGGGAACGGATCGGTCGCACCGTTCCGGCGGTGATGGCGGGCGGGGTTCTGATGGTGCGCGCCTCGAAGCGCTACCCGCCGCAACGCACCGGGCTGAGCGAGAAAGTCCGCGTGCCCAATCCGCTCGGCGTGCTGAACCCCGCGCCCAGCAAAGAGCCGAAACCGGTCTGA
- a CDS encoding F0F1 ATP synthase subunit delta, with the protein MDVSEPASISSGIAARYAKAVFEIAKEEQGLDKLENGIDDLSAALEESADLNDLITSPVYTREAQGKAITEIAKKMGLAPVLTNTLGLMASKRRLFALPQLIATLRAMIAEEKGEVTAEVTSAIELTPAQASELAATLKSQIGSDVKIKSTVDESLIGGLVVKVGSKMVDTSIRSKLNSLQNAMKEVG; encoded by the coding sequence GTGGACGTGTCTGAACCAGCTTCGATCTCCAGTGGCATCGCGGCACGCTATGCCAAGGCGGTCTTTGAGATCGCCAAAGAGGAACAAGGGCTCGACAAGCTCGAGAACGGTATCGACGACCTGTCTGCCGCCCTCGAGGAAAGCGCCGACCTGAATGATCTGATCACTTCGCCGGTTTACACCCGCGAAGCACAGGGCAAGGCAATCACCGAGATCGCCAAGAAGATGGGCCTCGCGCCCGTGCTGACGAACACGCTGGGCCTGATGGCCTCCAAGCGCCGTCTCTTCGCGCTGCCGCAGCTCATCGCAACGCTGCGCGCAATGATCGCCGAAGAGAAGGGTGAGGTGACCGCTGAGGTGACCTCGGCCATCGAGCTGACCCCGGCTCAGGCCTCCGAGCTTGCTGCGACGCTGAAGTCGCAGATCGGTTCGGACGTGAAGATCAAATCGACCGTGGATGAAAGCCTCATCGGCGGTCTCGTTGTTAAGGTGGGCTCGAAGATGGTCGACACGTCGATCCGCTCGAAGCTCAACTCCCTCCAGAATGCAATGAAAGAGGTCGGATAA
- the atpA gene encoding F0F1 ATP synthase subunit alpha: MGIQAAEISAILKDQIKNFGQEAEVAEVGRVLSVGDGIARVHGLDSVKAGEMVEFPGGIMGMALNLENDNVGVVIFGSDRDIKEGDVVKRTNSIVDVPAGEALLGRVVDGLGNPLDGKGPIAASERRVADVKAPGIIPRKSVHEPMATGLKSVDAMIPIGRGQRELIIGDRQTGKTAIALDAILNQKSYNDAAGDDESKKLYCIYVAVGQKRSTVAQLVKRLEATGAIDYSIVVAATASDPAPMQYLAPYTATAMAEYFRDNGKHALIIYDDLSKQAVAYRQMSLLLRRPPGREAYPGDVFYLHSRLLERSAKLNEDHGAGSLTALPIIETQGGDVSAFIPTNVISITDGQIFLETELFFQGIRPAVNTGLSVSRVGSSAQTKAMSSVAGPVKLSLAQYREMAAFAQFGSDLDASTQKLLNRGARLTELMKQPQYSPLTNAEIVCIIFAGTNGYLDSVPVSEVGKFEAALLAYLRGQRKDILDWIESEDPKIKGEPADKLKAVLDDFVKTYA, from the coding sequence ATGGGTATCCAAGCAGCCGAGATTTCTGCGATCCTAAAGGACCAGATCAAGAACTTCGGTCAGGAGGCCGAAGTCGCTGAAGTTGGCCGCGTGCTGTCCGTCGGTGACGGTATTGCACGTGTCCACGGTCTCGACAGCGTTAAAGCCGGCGAGATGGTCGAATTCCCGGGCGGCATCATGGGCATGGCGCTGAACCTGGAAAACGACAACGTCGGTGTGGTGATCTTCGGCTCCGACCGGGACATCAAAGAAGGCGACGTCGTCAAGCGCACCAACTCGATCGTGGACGTGCCCGCAGGCGAAGCCCTGCTTGGCCGCGTGGTCGATGGCCTTGGCAACCCGCTGGACGGCAAAGGCCCGATCGCGGCCTCCGAGCGCCGCGTCGCAGACGTGAAAGCACCGGGCATCATCCCGCGTAAGTCGGTTCACGAGCCGATGGCAACCGGCCTCAAGTCGGTCGACGCGATGATCCCGATCGGCCGTGGCCAGCGCGAGCTGATCATTGGCGACCGTCAGACCGGCAAGACCGCAATCGCGCTCGACGCCATCCTGAACCAGAAGTCGTACAACGACGCCGCAGGCGATGATGAGAGCAAGAAGCTCTACTGCATCTACGTCGCCGTCGGCCAGAAGCGCTCGACCGTTGCGCAGCTGGTGAAGCGTCTGGAAGCAACCGGCGCCATCGACTACTCGATCGTCGTCGCCGCAACCGCGTCCGACCCGGCACCGATGCAGTACCTCGCGCCCTACACCGCGACCGCGATGGCCGAGTACTTCCGTGACAACGGCAAGCACGCCCTCATCATCTATGATGACCTGTCCAAACAGGCCGTGGCTTACCGCCAGATGTCGCTGCTGCTGCGCCGTCCGCCGGGCCGTGAAGCATACCCGGGCGACGTGTTCTACCTGCACTCGCGCCTGCTCGAGCGTTCGGCGAAGCTGAACGAAGATCACGGCGCTGGCTCGCTGACCGCGCTGCCGATCATCGAAACCCAGGGCGGCGACGTGTCGGCCTTCATCCCGACCAACGTGATCTCGATCACCGACGGCCAGATCTTCCTGGAAACCGAACTGTTCTTCCAGGGCATCCGTCCGGCTGTGAACACCGGTCTGTCGGTGTCGCGTGTGGGTTCGTCCGCTCAGACCAAGGCGATGTCCTCGGTTGCCGGCCCGGTGAAACTGTCGCTCGCGCAGTACCGCGAGATGGCGGCCTTCGCCCAGTTCGGTTCGGACCTCGATGCCTCGACCCAGAAGCTGCTGAACCGTGGCGCGCGTCTGACCGAGCTGATGAAACAGCCGCAGTACTCGCCGCTGACCAACGCCGAGATCGTCTGCATCATCTTCGCAGGCACCAACGGCTACCTCGACAGCGTTCCGGTAAGCGAAGTCGGCAAGTTCGAAGCGGCTCTGCTCGCGTATCTGCGCGGCCAGCGTAAGGACATCCTCGACTGGATCGAAAGCGAAGATCCGAAGATCAAAGGTGAACCCGCGGACAAGCTGAAGGCAGTGCTCGACGACTTCGTTAAGACCTACGCCTGA